AATTTTTTGCTCGAAGGGATCAACCCGATCGCCATTCTGCTGGGTGATGATTCTGAGAGGACACTTTCTGAGACCGGAGGCAGCCATTATTTAAAAAATCTATCTGATTCACTGATCGGTTGCATTATCATAGGATCTATTCTTAAACTCAACAAGCGTTCTTTGATATTAATGACTGTGTTTGGTGTGGTCTTATTTCTCCTGATGGGTTTCAGATATCGTCTGATTTTAGTTTTTCTTGGCTTGTTGATTCCATGGCTGGCTACGGTAAAATTCAATTTTAAAAGGGCTTTCCAATTCGCGGGTGTTTTGGCAATTGCATTTTATTTGATTTTGTTTGTTACCTTCAATAGATTTCGATTTGTATATGGCCAATGGGATGAATTGGACTATACTTTTACAGGTGCAGGAGTGGTGGAAACTTTGACAGAACAAACCAGAGGGTCTTTGGATGATATCAATATTCTCAAATATTATTCAACAAACGAAGATGCCAAATATGATTATGGATTGACTTTTTTATTTTTCGTCGTGCGCGCTGCTCCAAGGGCATTTTTTGGAGATTGGAAAGACAGCATGTACCCACCTCCCGCTTTCAAAATAATCAACGAAGCTTATAACCTTCCACCTTATTGGGGAAATACAGGCGAAGCGCCGCTTTTTTTAGCTTACTTTTATATGGCGGGAGGCTTTCTTGCTTTAATTATTTTGTGCTTTGTCACCGGATTATTCATCCGATTTTTCTCTGGAGGCTTGATGGTTACTGATCCACGGCATTTAAGTTTTATGACCATCCTTTGCTGTGCCTTATTTATGTGGTACACCCGTGGTTACTTTCCACAGTTTGTGGATCATTTGTTTTTCCTTCTGATTCCGTTTTGGGTTTATTTTAAAATTTTGAAGCATGCCAAGCAATAGACCCGTTTTGTTTATTGGCAACCTGCCTCCACCTGTCAATGGTCAGTCGTTGGCATTTGAGCTGGCTTACACTCAATACAAAGGAGACAAATACTTGATTTCTCAGAATTTTGAAGGCAAGAATTTTTGGATTAAATTAATTGGTACTGCAGCAGTTTGTTTCCGCTATTTGTATTTTTGCTGGTTCAAGAAGCCTTCTCTTTTGTATCTGGTTGGCTCTACTTCTATCCTGGGAGCCTGGAAGGATTTATTTTGTATCTGGTGCTTTTCAATGAGGAAAGTGAAAGTGATCGTCCATATTCATGGTTCGGGATTTGGTTTGTTTCTTAATAAATATCCTTCCTGGATCCGTAACTGGGTAAGAGGTATGTATCGAAAGGTGAGTCAATTTTTTATTTTGGATGAGATGATGAGTTTAGAATACCTTTCACTGGGAAATGATGTTGTTACCAGAGTGGTGCGCAATTTTTATAATCCCTGTCTGGATGATTTTACATTCACAGAAAGATCCACTCAGAAAATTAAAATAGGGTATTTGTCAAATATCTATTACCTCAAGGGAATTTTTGTTTTGTTGGATGCCTTCGAAATCATAATAAGAGAATATCCAGATCTTGAATTGCACATCGCTGGTAAAATATTATCTGATCAGCATTTGTCACTTGCAGAATGTCGCAAGAAGTTTTTATCAAGGGTGGACGGTATTCCCAATGTATTTTACCACGGAGAAGTCTATGGTGTTGCTAAATGTGAATTCTTGAATGAGGCAAATATTTTTGTTTTTCCGAGCATTCATCCAACGGAAGGAATTCCTTTGTCTATTCTCGAAGCGTTCAGAAGCGGTTGTGCGGTGATTGCTTCAGATACGCAATATATATCTGCATTGGTGACCCGGAAGGAAGGCCTTTGTTTCAAAACAGGATCTGTTGAGGATTTGGTAAGCTGTTTGAGGATTTTTATAAATGATCCGCATGGTTTGAAACTTATTTCTTCGCACAATGTCGATCATGCAAAGACCAATTTCAGTCCGAATCAATACATTCAATCCATTGAGAATGGGATCAAAGAAGAATTGAACAATTAATGTGCGGAATATTTGGAGCGATCGGTAAAAAATGCAATGTTTCCCCGGAAGCTGTGTTCCAATTGTTGAAGCACAGAGGTCCAGATGACAGAGGATTTTACAAAGATGAACAGCTCTTATTGGCGCATGTCAGATTGTCGATCGTCGATTTGAGTTCCGGTGGTCATCAGCCAATGTTCAGTGCGGATGGTAATTTTGTATTGGTTTTTAATGGCGAAATATACAATTATCTGGAACTTAAAAAGGAGTTGGAAAGAGATTTTACTTTTAACACAGAAAGTGATACCGAAGTCTTATTGTGCGCATTGATCAAGTGGGGAATGGCTTGTCTCAATAAATTGAACGGAATATTTTCATTTGCCTTTTACAACATAGCAGAAAAGCGTCTATGGTTGTGCAGAGATCAGTTTGGTGTAAAACCACTTTATTACTTTCATGATGACACTGGATTTTATTTCGCCTCAGAAATAAAGGCCATCACTGCGTTTGTTCATCCTGTTGGCATAAACACTGAAGGATTGTACAATTACCTGTATTTTATGTATTCGCCGGGAGAAACTGCGTTTCTTGATAATTTGTATAAACTTCCCGGTGGTCATTTTCTTGAGTTTGACCTTTCCATCAATCAGCACAAGGTAATAAAATATTTTCAGCTTCCTCTGGCGCAAAATGTTGTCAAACTTACCGCACTTGAAGAATCAATGCGCCTTCTGGAATCGATATTGTTAAAAAATATCGAACTCCAACTGAATGCGGACGTTCCTGTTGGATTCATGCTCTCAGGTGGCTTGGACAGCAGTTTGATTTTGGCCATGGCAAAAAAAATTCAGCCCAATACGGATTTTACTGCATATACCATTGCTGCTTCCACCAATTTTCTGAATGAAGGATTTTCAGACGATGTGCATTTTGCAAAATTGGTTTGTAGGCATCTGGGTGTTCGACACAAGATCATTGAAAATGACAATTTTGAAATGGAAGACATTGACCAATTGATTTATCATTTGGAAGAACCTCAGGCAGATATCAGTTCTTTCTTGGTGGGCCGAATCGCGCAACAAGCGCGTCAGGATGGAGTTTTTGTTTTGATGAGCGGAGCTGGGGGAGATGATTTTTTTTCTGGTTACCGCAGACACCAGGCCATTTATTATCAAAAGACGTTGGGTTGGTGGCCCGGCAGTTTTGTAATGTTAAAATATATTTCAGCTTGCCTGGGAAAGAACAGTTCGATCAATAGAAGACTCAACAAATTTTTAAAATCATTTTCTTCAGATGGGCGCCAGTTAAATCTGGCATCTCTCTATGGTTGGATTGATTTTGATCAACTTAAATCTCTTTTAAATGATGCCCTCATTTTGGATCAGTGGATTGATCATCCAATTCGTCTGTACGAGACTGAATTTCAGAATTTACCTGCAGAGAATACATTAAACAAACTTTTGTATTTGGATTCGAAGTACTTTTTGCCCGATCACAATTTGAATTACAACGACAAATTATCCATGGCCCATGGAGTAGAACTTAGAGTACCCCTGGTCAACATGGATCTTGCGAATTTTACAGCCAATCTTTCTGTTGAGTTTAAAATGAAAGCGGGAGAAACCAAATTCATTTTAAAAAAACTTGCAGAGAAATACCTGCCCGAAAAAGTAGTCTATCGATCAAAAACGGGATTTGGCGGACCTGTGCGATCCTGGTTTGATAAGCCCAATGGAGAAAAATTCTTAGACTTACTCGATAGCAATAAGCACTATTTCAATAAAATTTTCAATGTTGAGAAACTGAGGAATCTTTATGATCTCAATCTAAAGGGTGAAGTCGATGCTTCTTATACTTTGCTGGGTGTTCTTTTCGTAGAATCCTGTTTGCGCCAATTTTATTTTAATGCTGGAGAATTAAAAATTAACTCATGAAACAAATTATACAAAACTTGTCTGATGGATCTACTTATCTGATCGAAACAGAAAATCCTTCGCCCTCTGAATTTGAAGTTTTGATTCAGAATTCGCATTCTTTGGTTTCATCCGGTACAGAAAAGATGTTGACGGAATTTGGTAGAAAGTCCTGGTTGGGTAAAATTAAATCACATCCTGATCAATTTTTTCAAGTTTTGGAGAAGATTCAATCAGAGGGATTGATTCATACCTATCGCAAGGTGAAGTTAAAATTGGATCAGCCCATTCCACTTGGCTATTCAAGTGCCGGAGTTGTTATTGCGGTGGGAGAGAAAGTGAGAAATTTTAGGCCAGGTGATCGGGTTATATCTAATGGTTCACATGCTGAATTGGTCTGCATTTCGGAAAATTTGGTGTGTAAGATTCCGGAAGAACTTAGTTTTGAGCAGGCTGCATTTACAGTAGTTGGTGCCATCGCTTTGCATGGAGTGCGTTTGGCAACTCCTGAAATTGGTGAAAAAATCGTGGTGATTGGTTTGGGCTTAATTGGTTTATTGACGGCACAGATTTTGAGGATTGGTGGAGCCGATGTCATTGGAATCGATATCGATCCAAGCAAGGTTGAGTTGGCTAATAATTTGGGAATTGCGGCTTTTACTTCAATAGATTCTGATCAAACCATCCGTGAGATATTATATTGGAGCGCTGGGTTGGGAGTCGATGGGGTGGTCATAACCGCGAATTCTTCATCCAATTTGATTATCCACCAAGCCTCGCAGATGTGTAGAAAAAGAGCGCGTATTGTTTTGGTAGGCGTCGTTGGACTTGATTTAAAGAGAGATGATTTTTATAAAAAAGAAATAAGTTTTCAGGTTTCTTGTTCTTATGGTCCGGGTCGGTATGATTTAAATTATGAGACAAAGAACCTGGATTTTCCACACGAGTATGTAAGGTGGACGGAGAATCGCAACTTTGAAGCAGTTTTAAAATTGATGCAATCAGGACAGCTGCAAGTGGAAAAATTAATTTCAGGTATTTTTTCTCTGGAAGAATATGATCAGGTGTATGGGCAGCTCGGACAACAGGATAAGCCTGCAATTCTCTTCAAATATCATCCTCCAATAGAGAAGAAACAGATTCAGAAAATTCAAACAAAAATTTCAGGACATCCAGATAAGGCAGGCGTTTCAATAATAGGCTCAGGTTCATTTGTAAGCAATGTTATACTTCCGACCCTCAAAAAACTGGATGCAAATTTGGTTTCGATTTATAGTTCTAATGCTGCACAAGTAGGATTTTTAGCTCAGAAATACAAGATACAGAAAATTCAGTCTGACACAAAATCTGTATTTTTGGATTCAGATATTCAGGGAGTAATTATAGCCAACAGGCACAAGTATCATGCGGCTTTAGTCGCAGATGGTTTGCAGAATCATAAAAATATTTTTGTGGAGAAACCTTTGGCGCTAAGTTTTGAAGAATTAGATCGGATTAAAAAGGAATTATTAGAGAGCAGGGGATCTCTGATGGTAGGTTATAACCGGAGATTCTCCAAATTTTCACAGTATCTTAAAATGCAGCTGATGCAAAGCAAAGCTCCCGTTCAGTTGGTGGGCATTATAAATGCAGGAAGCATTCCAATGGATCATTGGATTCAGGATCCGGAGTTGGGTGGAGGTAGAATCATAGGTGAAGCATGTCACTATTTTGATTTGTTCATTTACTTGACGGGTAGTTTTATTTCTGAAGTATTTGCAAATTCGATGGGTGATCACCATTTGTACACCGATCATGCGACCATTCTATTAAAATTCGAGAATGGGTCATCTGCTACCATCCATTATTTTTCGAACGGTTCGAGCAAGTATCCAAAAGAGCGAATCGAAGCACATCAATTGGGAAAGACGTTTGTGATTGATAACTTTCAGTCTGTTTCCAGCTACGGAGCTAAGAATCACTTTTCATCCCGAGGTTTGGACAAAGGTCATCTTTTGCAATTTAAAGAATGGTTAAAATTGTTAAAGGAAGGTGGTTCACCCCTCATCCCATTTGATGAACTTTACAATTCAGCCTATGCAGTATTACAATCCTTGAAGTCGCTTCAGACCGGAATGCCGTTTAAATTGTCACAGACTATGCCTTGACAAAGATTTTTTGAAAGACTTTGATTTTGGAAATAGTTCTACACGAAAAGTTTAATTAAAGTTATTTCCAGTCAAGGGTCGTTTTATTTTGGATTCTGAACTAGCGCAATAAAATATACACCAGTGTTAGTTTCATTTTGTGAGTCAATTGAGTTTTCTTGATTTTGGCCTGGATGAACACAGACATTTTTTATTTGTACCTTGATCGATTGAAAATAGTCAAAGCCTTGTTGGGGCAAATCTCAGCTCGATGCCAGTACTGACATCCATTCCGTCGCGATCATATCAGGATTGATTCGCTGGCCCAATGCATGAGATCTTTCAGCAAACTGGATTAATTCCGCATCGCTTAAATCCATGATCTTTACCATGTAGGATTTTAAGGATGTTATATTTGCGGTAGGGAAGATATAACCATTTTCTCCATGCTCAACAAATATGTCGTTGGCTCCACATGCATCAGACGAAAGAATGGGTAAGCCTGCTGCTGCAAACTCATGAATGGTCACAGACCAGGGTTCAAACAAACTAGGCACTAACAAAAAGCCTGAAGTTGTTATAATCTCCAATAATTCATTTTGAGTTCTAAAGCCATCCACGTGCAAGTTATTTTTTGCAATGGATTCAATAACCAATGGTCCTTTACCGACAATGGTCAAGTTCCAATCTTTTTTATTTTCTATTTCATTCCATGCCTGCAGCATCATTTTTATTCCCTTCTCTGGTGCAAAACGACCAAGGTAAAGAAAGCGATGGGGATATTTTTTGTTTTTGACTGGATGGGATTTTTCAAAATATTCATTAAACAATTCTAGATCCGCTGAATAACAACCTTCTAAGATCTCATCTGAAAAAAAGCCAAGAATTTGGGCGTATTTTTTCTGCCTTGGTCCTGCAACAGCAATGTGGCTGAATGCAGTTTTGTGGGTGTATTTAAAAATCAATCTGGCAATCCATTGTTTCCAGCTACCATGCCATTGAGTATCTGATAAGCTCACCACAGGCAGGTCAAAATTTTTTCTCCATTTTTTACAAACCTTTGTATACATTGGATCCATCCATCCTGAAGTAAAAATAATGGTAGCAGGAAGCTCCAGCAATTTTTTATACAAAGTGTCTGAGTTGAAATCTGATCTCGAATAAACTTCCAGATGTTCAATGGACGGAGGGTGAAATTCCATTTTTAGATGATTTGTCCAGCGAACAACGGTAACCCTTGCATTCCAGTTGTTGATCAAACTGCGTATTACAGCCATATTGTAAGCCTGCAATTCGGCATACAGAAATACAATCTCTATTTTTCCATTGGAAGTCACATTCATTGCTCCAAAATCAACAATATGTTTGGACTTACAATCAGATCTTTCGAACTTCTGCCGGTCACAAATAATTCAACTTTCATTTTCAACTTCAAGATGACAAGCAAAAAGATTCGGATCCAATTCAGCAGAGGATTGCGAATGTCCATGTTGGACTCAATCACCTGCAGTTTTGAAAATCCACAGGACAAACCAAGTTGACTTGCTGAGGATGCATTCAAAAGACACTCATGGGTAAAATCTCCATAAGCATATCGATTGGGAAGGATGGCATCCATATTGGGTGTGCGAAAAATAATTTTACCTCCACGATTCAATCGGCTTTTTAATTTTAACATCAGCTGTACCAATTCATTTTTGGTGAAATGTTCGATGATATCCATGCCAAATATCAAATCATAGTTGGATGGAGTATTGTTGAGATATTCATCGATGCCTGCACACTCAGCCTGAGTCACACCCATGGACTTTGCTACTTCAATTTGTTCGGGACTGAGGTCCACCCCTTTAATTTGATGAAAACCATTTTCCATTAAGGCTTTCAGTAAGCTACCTGATCCACAACCAAGGTCCAGAATTCTGCTTTCTTTTGGAAAGTCCTTCAGGAGTGGAATTAGCTCTTGTTGAAATCTCCATTTTTCCTGATTGAAAAGTTGGATCATTTGATTCTTGTGTTGTCTGCCACTTTGTGTGGAGAAATAATTTTGGTAGAGCGTTTTTCGATATTCCAAATGGGTGAGATTTTTGGTTGAACAATGGTGTGAAAATAAAAAGATATATATACTTACAAGAAAACCCAAATTTAGCAGGATTTTAATTATCAGACCATCGAATGGAGCTCAAAACAAGCCGGATACAATTCCCGCTGTTTCGCTTCTTCGCTTAACTTTGCCCTTTATTTCTCTATGGCAAATCTTGTGATCAGCGCAAAGAAGTTGATACTGAAGCATGGTAATGTTTTGGTATTAAATGATTTATACATTGATGTGCAGGAAAGGGACTGGGTCGAAGTCATTGGAGCCAGCGCATCTGGCAAGTCCACGCTTATTAAACTATTCTACGGGATGAAGCAAGACCTTGTCGGTACTATCTCAGTATTGGATTTTTCCCTCAATCCGGTCACCAGAGATTTTCAATCTGCCAGACGCCGAATGGGTTGTGTTTCAGAGTGGATTCCACTACTACCGGACAAAACAGTCCGAGCCAATTTGGCCATTGCCCTGAATGCAGCAGATAAAATCAAGGATCTCAACACAGCTCAGGTCATTGAAGATATTTTATCAAAATTCAATCTGCAGGATAAGTCCGGCGAATTGGCTGAACAGCTCTCAAGTTCTGAAAGATTGTTGGTACAATTGTGCAGAGCATTGGTAATCAGACCTCGTCTGCTGTTGCTCGATGGATTGTTTGATCAGCTGGATGAAAATCTGATTCAGCTCACCAAAAATGAAATTCAACAAATTGCACTCAAAGATCCATTGACAGTCGTCTCTACCGGAATTTATCTCAAGCCCTATAGCCCCGAACACAAGCGTGTTTTTTCCCTGGAATTGGGAAAACTTAAGGAAATCAAGCCATCCTAAGCACTTTGGTCATTGCTCTGACTTGTTTATCTTTGCGTGCTTTAACCAAAGTACACCAAACATGTTTGAAAGTCTAAATGAAAAACTCGAATTCGCCTTTAAGAATATTAAGGGAGAAGGAAAGCTCACCGAACTCAATGTAGCAGAGTCCATTAAGGAGATCAGAAGAGCCTTGGTGGCCGCCGATGTCAACTATAAAATTGCCAAAGAATTTACAGACAAAGTAAAGGAGAAAGCCCTCGGCACCCAGAATGTCCTCAAAGCTGTCAAACCCGGGGAGTTGATGGTCAAAATCGTGCTGGACGAGCTGACCGAGTTGATGGGTGGACAGGCAGCGGGTTTGAATTTAAGTGATCATCCCGCAGTGATTTTGATATCCGGTTTGCAGGGATCTGGAAAAACCACCTTCTCCGGAAAACTGGCCCATTATCTCAAAACACAAAAGAACAAAAAAGTCCTCCTGACCGCCTGTGATGTTTACCGACCGGCAGCCATCGATCAGCTGACCGTCATTGCGGAACAGGTTGGTGTTGAAATTTTCAAAGATCTTGAGAGCAAGGATCCTGTTGCTATTTCTAAATCGGCCATTCAGTATGCGAAAGACCAAAAATTGGATGTAGTCATTGTGGATACCGCCGGACGTACCTCCATCGATGAAGAAATGATGGCTGAAATAGAGAATGTCAAAAATACCATCAAGCCTTCTGAGACAATCTTTGTGGTGGACTCCATGACAGGACAGGATGCAGTCAACGTCGCTGCCACTTTTCACGATCGGATTCAATATGATGGAGTTGTGCTCACCAAAATGGACGGTGATACCCGGGGTGGTGCGGCCTTGTCCATTAAATACACGGTTGGCAAGCCCATCAAATTTGTTTCTTCCGGTGAGAAAATGGAGACGCTCGATGTATTTTATCCGGATCGCATGGCGCAAAGGATACTGGGTATGGGCGACATTGTTTCCCTCGTCGAAAAAGCGCAAGCCAATTTTGACGAGAAAGAGGCAAAAAAGATGGAGAGCAAAATCAAACAGAACAAGTTTGATTTCAATGATTTCCTGGTCCAGTTGCAGCAGATTAAAAAAATGGGGGACATCAAATCCATTCTGGGAATGTTACCTGGAATCGGCAATGCAGTCAAAAATTTGGACATCGATGACAAAGCCTTTGGTAAAGTGGAATCAATCATTCAGTCGATGACCCCCAAGGAAAGAGCAAATCCTGAGTTGTTGAACATGTCTCGGAAGACCCGCATTGCCAAAGGATGCGGTAAGACCATTCACGAGGTCAATGCTTTTATCAAACAGTTTGAAGAAATGAAAAAAATGATGCATTTCATGAGTAAAGGCAACAACATGGCCAACATGATGAAACAGATGCAAAACATGCGCAGGTAATTGCGAAAAATCTTCCGGGCGATTTTCGTTCTATTTTGCTTAATTTTAGGCCATCAATGGTTTAATCATGCAAAAGACAATTGTAGTTTTCTTCTTTTTATCATTTGGTTTTTCTAAAATGATTGCCCAGTTGCCAAAGGGTAGTCAGGCAATCGATATATCTGCCACGGACATCAACAACAACGGGTATAGTTTATTTGCATCCATGGCGGGAGGGAAGTCTGCCTGTCTCGATTTTATGGCCACCTGGTGCGGACCTTGCTGGTCTTTCCACGGGAGCCAAACATTGAAAAATGTCCATAACAATTTAGGGCATCTGACCACAGTAGTCATGATGGAGTCAGATTTTTCCACCAACACCAACTGTCTTTATGGTCCATCCGGTTGTACCGGCATAGGAACCCATGGTAACTGGGTCTCAGGAACGCCATACCCCATCATCAATTTGACTCCGAGCAACGGAGGATCTGCGGTCAATGATTACAATGTCAATTATTACCCGACCCTCTACATTATATCGCCTGATTTTCGGGTTTGGGAAATCACCAACAGGTCCTACGCAGAATATTACAACTGGATCGTACACAGTTTTAGCTTGAATGTATCTGCACAAGTCACCCATTCCACCTGTGGTGACAATGGACGCGTGGATTTAAATCCAACGGGGGGATATGGAACTTTAAA
This window of the Saprospiraceae bacterium genome carries:
- a CDS encoding oligosaccharide repeat unit polymerase, which gives rise to MDSIPVSVLLLLNFLVLVIGYGYVWFSGIKKHIVFTFSWVIFSIYYFLTPLYFYFSDRKTIWGKSEELLGLGEDISGFYGLGFLYFAIGLFTFFIGYLFLYKTSKASLHKMEYGSKHWIVWIFWIFYSLILVNFLLEGINPIAILLGDDSERTLSETGGSHYLKNLSDSLIGCIIIGSILKLNKRSLILMTVFGVVLFLLMGFRYRLILVFLGLLIPWLATVKFNFKRAFQFAGVLAIAFYLILFVTFNRFRFVYGQWDELDYTFTGAGVVETLTEQTRGSLDDINILKYYSTNEDAKYDYGLTFLFFVVRAAPRAFFGDWKDSMYPPPAFKIINEAYNLPPYWGNTGEAPLFLAYFYMAGGFLALIILCFVTGLFIRFFSGGLMVTDPRHLSFMTILCCALFMWYTRGYFPQFVDHLFFLLIPFWVYFKILKHAKQ
- a CDS encoding glycosyltransferase family 4 protein, producing MPSNRPVLFIGNLPPPVNGQSLAFELAYTQYKGDKYLISQNFEGKNFWIKLIGTAAVCFRYLYFCWFKKPSLLYLVGSTSILGAWKDLFCIWCFSMRKVKVIVHIHGSGFGLFLNKYPSWIRNWVRGMYRKVSQFFILDEMMSLEYLSLGNDVVTRVVRNFYNPCLDDFTFTERSTQKIKIGYLSNIYYLKGIFVLLDAFEIIIREYPDLELHIAGKILSDQHLSLAECRKKFLSRVDGIPNVFYHGEVYGVAKCEFLNEANIFVFPSIHPTEGIPLSILEAFRSGCAVIASDTQYISALVTRKEGLCFKTGSVEDLVSCLRIFINDPHGLKLISSHNVDHAKTNFSPNQYIQSIENGIKEELNN
- the asnB gene encoding asparagine synthase (glutamine-hydrolyzing), which produces MCGIFGAIGKKCNVSPEAVFQLLKHRGPDDRGFYKDEQLLLAHVRLSIVDLSSGGHQPMFSADGNFVLVFNGEIYNYLELKKELERDFTFNTESDTEVLLCALIKWGMACLNKLNGIFSFAFYNIAEKRLWLCRDQFGVKPLYYFHDDTGFYFASEIKAITAFVHPVGINTEGLYNYLYFMYSPGETAFLDNLYKLPGGHFLEFDLSINQHKVIKYFQLPLAQNVVKLTALEESMRLLESILLKNIELQLNADVPVGFMLSGGLDSSLILAMAKKIQPNTDFTAYTIAASTNFLNEGFSDDVHFAKLVCRHLGVRHKIIENDNFEMEDIDQLIYHLEEPQADISSFLVGRIAQQARQDGVFVLMSGAGGDDFFSGYRRHQAIYYQKTLGWWPGSFVMLKYISACLGKNSSINRRLNKFLKSFSSDGRQLNLASLYGWIDFDQLKSLLNDALILDQWIDHPIRLYETEFQNLPAENTLNKLLYLDSKYFLPDHNLNYNDKLSMAHGVELRVPLVNMDLANFTANLSVEFKMKAGETKFILKKLAEKYLPEKVVYRSKTGFGGPVRSWFDKPNGEKFLDLLDSNKHYFNKIFNVEKLRNLYDLNLKGEVDASYTLLGVLFVESCLRQFYFNAGELKINS
- a CDS encoding bi-domain-containing oxidoreductase — encoded protein: MKQIIQNLSDGSTYLIETENPSPSEFEVLIQNSHSLVSSGTEKMLTEFGRKSWLGKIKSHPDQFFQVLEKIQSEGLIHTYRKVKLKLDQPIPLGYSSAGVVIAVGEKVRNFRPGDRVISNGSHAELVCISENLVCKIPEELSFEQAAFTVVGAIALHGVRLATPEIGEKIVVIGLGLIGLLTAQILRIGGADVIGIDIDPSKVELANNLGIAAFTSIDSDQTIREILYWSAGLGVDGVVITANSSSNLIIHQASQMCRKRARIVLVGVVGLDLKRDDFYKKEISFQVSCSYGPGRYDLNYETKNLDFPHEYVRWTENRNFEAVLKLMQSGQLQVEKLISGIFSLEEYDQVYGQLGQQDKPAILFKYHPPIEKKQIQKIQTKISGHPDKAGVSIIGSGSFVSNVILPTLKKLDANLVSIYSSNAAQVGFLAQKYKIQKIQSDTKSVFLDSDIQGVIIANRHKYHAALVADGLQNHKNIFVEKPLALSFEELDRIKKELLESRGSLMVGYNRRFSKFSQYLKMQLMQSKAPVQLVGIINAGSIPMDHWIQDPELGGGRIIGEACHYFDLFIYLTGSFISEVFANSMGDHHLYTDHATILLKFENGSSATIHYFSNGSSKYPKERIEAHQLGKTFVIDNFQSVSSYGAKNHFSSRGLDKGHLLQFKEWLKLLKEGGSPLIPFDELYNSAYAVLQSLKSLQTGMPFKLSQTMP
- a CDS encoding glycosyltransferase, producing MNVTSNGKIEIVFLYAELQAYNMAVIRSLINNWNARVTVVRWTNHLKMEFHPPSIEHLEVYSRSDFNSDTLYKKLLELPATIIFTSGWMDPMYTKVCKKWRKNFDLPVVSLSDTQWHGSWKQWIARLIFKYTHKTAFSHIAVAGPRQKKYAQILGFFSDEILEGCYSADLELFNEYFEKSHPVKNKKYPHRFLYLGRFAPEKGIKMMLQAWNEIENKKDWNLTIVGKGPLVIESIAKNNLHVDGFRTQNELLEIITTSGFLLVPSLFEPWSVTIHEFAAAGLPILSSDACGANDIFVEHGENGYIFPTANITSLKSYMVKIMDLSDAELIQFAERSHALGQRINPDMIATEWMSVLASS
- a CDS encoding class I SAM-dependent methyltransferase gives rise to the protein MIQLFNQEKWRFQQELIPLLKDFPKESRILDLGCGSGSLLKALMENGFHQIKGVDLSPEQIEVAKSMGVTQAECAGIDEYLNNTPSNYDLIFGMDIIEHFTKNELVQLMLKLKSRLNRGGKIIFRTPNMDAILPNRYAYGDFTHECLLNASSASQLGLSCGFSKLQVIESNMDIRNPLLNWIRIFLLVILKLKMKVELFVTGRSSKDLIVSPNILLILEQ
- a CDS encoding ATP-binding cassette domain-containing protein; its protein translation is MANLVISAKKLILKHGNVLVLNDLYIDVQERDWVEVIGASASGKSTLIKLFYGMKQDLVGTISVLDFSLNPVTRDFQSARRRMGCVSEWIPLLPDKTVRANLAIALNAADKIKDLNTAQVIEDILSKFNLQDKSGELAEQLSSSERLLVQLCRALVIRPRLLLLDGLFDQLDENLIQLTKNEIQQIALKDPLTVVSTGIYLKPYSPEHKRVFSLELGKLKEIKPS
- the ffh gene encoding signal recognition particle protein; the encoded protein is MFESLNEKLEFAFKNIKGEGKLTELNVAESIKEIRRALVAADVNYKIAKEFTDKVKEKALGTQNVLKAVKPGELMVKIVLDELTELMGGQAAGLNLSDHPAVILISGLQGSGKTTFSGKLAHYLKTQKNKKVLLTACDVYRPAAIDQLTVIAEQVGVEIFKDLESKDPVAISKSAIQYAKDQKLDVVIVDTAGRTSIDEEMMAEIENVKNTIKPSETIFVVDSMTGQDAVNVAATFHDRIQYDGVVLTKMDGDTRGGAALSIKYTVGKPIKFVSSGEKMETLDVFYPDRMAQRILGMGDIVSLVEKAQANFDEKEAKKMESKIKQNKFDFNDFLVQLQQIKKMGDIKSILGMLPGIGNAVKNLDIDDKAFGKVESIIQSMTPKERANPELLNMSRKTRIAKGCGKTIHEVNAFIKQFEEMKKMMHFMSKGNNMANMMKQMQNMRR